A genomic stretch from Haloferax sp. Atlit-12N includes:
- a CDS encoding Xaa-Pro peptidase family protein has protein sequence MTPFERRTRACQERLADADADATVLFPSRNLLYLSGFDEEPAERHLLLFVPREGAPAFLVPDLYETQVRAESWVADVRTWSDEDDPRDALADIVSDLDLAGGRVLVDDTMWARFSQDLRAALPDADFGLASEVVAPLRARKDDAELDALRRAGAAVDRAVERVRDMGADAVGMTENELAAEIERLLADEGGEGIPFGPLVGSGPNGAMPHHSHGDRVIESGDPVVLDFGTVVDHYPSDQTRTVVFAGEPPAEFAEVHGVVQAARTAAVETVEPGVAAGDVDRAAREVIEEAGYGDHFIHRTGHGVGLDVHEEPYIVAGSDRELEVGNVFSVEPGVYLPDEFGVRIEDLVVVTDDGAELLNDTDRGWRC, from the coding sequence ATGACGCCCTTCGAACGACGGACCCGCGCCTGTCAGGAGCGACTGGCCGACGCGGACGCCGACGCGACCGTGTTGTTCCCCAGCCGAAACCTGCTGTACCTCTCCGGCTTCGACGAGGAACCCGCAGAGCGCCACCTACTTCTTTTCGTCCCCCGCGAGGGTGCGCCGGCGTTCCTCGTCCCCGACCTCTACGAGACGCAGGTTCGCGCCGAGTCGTGGGTCGCCGACGTGCGCACGTGGAGCGACGAAGACGACCCGCGGGACGCCCTCGCGGACATCGTCTCGGACCTCGACCTCGCCGGCGGTCGCGTCCTCGTCGACGACACGATGTGGGCGCGCTTCTCGCAGGACCTCCGGGCGGCGCTCCCCGACGCGGACTTCGGCCTCGCGAGCGAGGTCGTCGCCCCGCTCCGCGCGCGGAAGGACGACGCCGAACTCGACGCGCTCCGCCGCGCCGGGGCGGCCGTCGACCGCGCGGTCGAGCGCGTCCGCGACATGGGCGCGGACGCCGTCGGCATGACCGAAAACGAACTCGCCGCGGAAATCGAGCGCCTCCTCGCCGACGAGGGCGGCGAAGGGATTCCCTTCGGCCCGCTCGTCGGCTCCGGCCCGAACGGCGCGATGCCCCACCACAGCCACGGCGACCGCGTCATCGAGTCGGGCGACCCGGTCGTCCTCGACTTCGGCACGGTTGTCGACCACTACCCGAGCGACCAGACGCGGACGGTCGTCTTCGCCGGCGAACCGCCCGCGGAGTTCGCCGAGGTCCACGGCGTCGTGCAGGCCGCCCGGACCGCCGCCGTCGAGACTGTCGAACCGGGCGTCGCCGCCGGCGACGTCGACCGTGCGGCCCGCGAGGTCATCGAGGAAGCGGGCTACGGCGACCACTTCATCCACCGGACCGGCCACGGCGTCGGTCTCGACGTGCACGAGGAACCCTACATCGTCGCCGGGAGCGACCGCGAACTCGAAGTCGGGAACGTCTTCAGCGTCGAACCGGGCGTCTACCTCCCCGACGAGTTCGGCGTCCGAATCGAAGACCTCGTCGTCGTCACCGACGACGGCGCGGAACTCCTGAACGACACCGACCGCGGCTGGCGCTGTTAG
- a CDS encoding Gfo/Idh/MocA family protein → MFRVAGIGLGSLGVLECRLLDELEGVRVVAGVDPADEVREKFGDEFDVPTYETTEELLDAEFLDAVTIASPHTKHFDQALAALDADLHVHLEKPMVTDLGGARALIDRAEERGLTLAVGYQRHFDPRFHELRRVIDSGRIGDPHMVVCHLEQEWIRWTKDEWRGDPSLSGGGQLYDSGSHLLDAMLWVTRSTPVTVAAAVDHRGHDVDVNSALAVVLDRDGDRLTASVGVSGDGQSVPEPGESLRVIGTEGMVAFDGETIEVTEGGTTYTATPPTPDFEELTRKKLRNFVDAARDEADLAIPAEDALHVTALTEAAYESSTTGRRVNVDGDA, encoded by the coding sequence ATGTTCAGAGTCGCAGGTATCGGGCTCGGAAGCCTCGGCGTGCTGGAGTGCCGCTTGCTCGACGAGCTGGAGGGCGTGCGCGTCGTCGCCGGCGTCGACCCCGCAGACGAGGTGCGTGAGAAATTCGGCGACGAGTTCGACGTGCCGACCTACGAGACGACCGAGGAACTGCTGGACGCCGAGTTCCTCGACGCGGTGACCATCGCCTCGCCGCACACGAAGCACTTCGACCAAGCGCTCGCGGCGCTCGACGCCGACCTCCACGTCCACCTCGAAAAGCCGATGGTGACCGACCTCGGCGGCGCGCGGGCGCTCATCGACCGCGCCGAGGAGCGCGGCCTCACGCTCGCGGTCGGCTACCAGCGCCACTTCGACCCGCGGTTCCACGAACTGCGGCGTGTTATCGACAGCGGCCGCATCGGCGACCCGCACATGGTGGTCTGCCACCTCGAACAGGAGTGGATTCGCTGGACGAAAGACGAGTGGCGCGGCGACCCGTCGCTGTCGGGCGGCGGCCAACTGTACGACTCGGGGTCGCACCTCCTCGACGCGATGCTCTGGGTGACGCGCTCGACGCCGGTGACAGTCGCCGCGGCGGTCGACCACCGCGGCCACGACGTGGACGTGAACTCGGCGCTCGCGGTCGTCCTCGACCGCGACGGCGACCGCCTCACCGCGAGCGTCGGCGTCTCCGGCGACGGACAGAGCGTGCCGGAACCCGGCGAGTCGCTCCGCGTCATCGGCACCGAGGGCATGGTCGCCTTCGACGGCGAGACCATCGAGGTGACGGAGGGCGGAACCACCTACACCGCGACGCCGCCGACGCCCGACTTCGAGGAGTTGACCCGGAAGAAGCTCCGGAACTTCGTGGACGCCGCGCGCGACGAGGCCGACCTCGCCATCCCGGCCGAGGACGCCCTCCACGTGACCGCGCTGACCGAGGCGGCCTACGAGTCGTCGACGACGGGCAGACGGGTCAACGTCGACGGCGACGCCTGA
- a CDS encoding ABC transporter permease has translation MSLAARVRSEFVASWHSFLRRRTAVFFTFFFPAIIVVIFGALVQTQPTGGGLFAEPKEYYIAGYLAVVVLFTPLSRVGSTIARHREGSRFEKLATTPLSRAEWLLAHSLVNVVVIGLAALLLLALSALVTGASIPLRPATLAIVPFVALGVTLFCGLGAVIGSVADSQDGVIAASNAIALPLLFLSETFVTPDLLPAWFVPALNLSPLTYFARGVRALTYGGGDWVTNLAVLAALAVAFFAAGTMAIPRTD, from the coding sequence ATGAGCCTCGCCGCCCGCGTCCGCTCGGAGTTCGTCGCCTCGTGGCACTCGTTCCTCCGGCGGCGGACGGCGGTCTTCTTCACGTTCTTCTTCCCCGCCATCATCGTCGTCATCTTCGGGGCACTCGTGCAGACCCAACCGACCGGCGGCGGCCTGTTCGCCGAGCCGAAGGAGTACTACATCGCCGGCTACCTCGCGGTCGTCGTGCTGTTCACCCCGCTGTCGCGCGTCGGGAGCACCATCGCTCGCCACCGCGAGGGAAGCCGCTTCGAGAAGTTGGCGACGACGCCGCTGTCCCGCGCCGAGTGGCTCCTCGCGCACTCGCTCGTCAACGTGGTCGTCATCGGCCTCGCGGCGCTGTTGCTCCTCGCGCTGTCGGCGCTCGTGACTGGGGCGTCGATTCCGCTGCGGCCCGCGACGCTCGCCATCGTCCCCTTCGTCGCGCTCGGCGTGACGCTCTTCTGCGGCCTCGGGGCCGTCATCGGGAGCGTCGCGGACTCGCAGGACGGCGTCATCGCCGCGAGCAACGCCATCGCGCTTCCCCTGTTGTTCCTCTCCGAGACGTTCGTGACGCCCGACCTGCTCCCGGCGTGGTTCGTCCCGGCGCTGAACCTCTCGCCGCTCACGTACTTCGCCCGCGGCGTCCGGGCGCTCACCTACGGCGGCGGTGACTGGGTCACCAACCTCGCGGTGCTCGCGGCCCTCGCGGTCGCCTTCTTCGCGGCGGGAACGATGGCGATTCCGCGGACCGACTGA
- a CDS encoding aldo/keto reductase: MSLDYRRLGSTGTRVSELCFGTWRFGRKSSGVLETDEEEAHELLDAFEERGGNFIDTANVYGNPNGTSEEYIGNWLAERDREDYVLASKVYFPFDEDNPNGRGLSRTHIRNQIEGTLDRLDTDYLDLYYIHRWDEETPIEETLRALNGLVEEGKVNYLGASTMASWQLTKSLWKSDVNDYARFDVTQPLFHAGYYEDVKDYLDVCGDQDIAVCPYSPLAGGFLTGKYERADSDDPTEYVAPDGARGSFDERFDRFYVSERGWKVLDEIRAVADEVDASPAQVALRWLMDYPEATVVPIVGARTTDQLDENVGAADVDISTDQWERIMNARYDEDGRRWGH, encoded by the coding sequence ATGAGCCTCGACTATCGACGACTCGGGTCGACCGGCACCCGCGTCTCGGAACTGTGCTTCGGCACGTGGCGATTCGGTCGAAAGAGCAGCGGCGTTCTGGAGACCGACGAGGAGGAAGCGCACGAACTCCTCGACGCGTTCGAGGAGCGCGGCGGGAACTTCATCGACACCGCTAACGTCTACGGGAATCCGAACGGCACCTCCGAGGAGTACATCGGTAACTGGCTGGCCGAGCGCGACCGCGAGGACTACGTGCTCGCCTCGAAGGTGTACTTCCCGTTCGACGAGGACAACCCCAACGGTCGCGGCCTCTCGCGGACCCACATCCGCAACCAAATCGAGGGGACGCTCGACCGCCTCGACACCGACTACCTCGACCTCTACTACATCCACCGCTGGGACGAGGAGACGCCCATCGAGGAGACGCTCCGGGCGCTCAACGGTCTCGTCGAGGAGGGGAAAGTCAACTACCTCGGCGCGTCCACGATGGCCTCCTGGCAGCTCACGAAGTCGCTGTGGAAGTCCGACGTCAACGACTACGCCCGCTTCGACGTGACCCAGCCGCTGTTCCACGCTGGCTACTACGAGGACGTGAAAGACTACCTCGACGTGTGCGGCGACCAAGACATCGCGGTTTGTCCGTACTCGCCGCTCGCGGGCGGCTTCCTCACGGGGAAGTACGAGCGCGCCGACTCCGACGACCCGACCGAGTACGTCGCGCCCGACGGCGCGCGCGGGTCGTTCGACGAGCGGTTCGACCGGTTCTACGTCTCCGAGCGCGGCTGGAAGGTGCTCGACGAGATTCGCGCCGTCGCCGACGAAGTCGACGCCAGCCCCGCGCAGGTCGCGCTCCGCTGGTTGATGGACTACCCCGAGGCGACCGTCGTTCCCATCGTCGGCGCGCGGACGACCGACCAACTCGACGAGAACGTCGGTGCGGCCGACGTGGACATCTCGACCGACCAGTGGGAGCGCATCATGAACGCCCGCTACGACGAAGACGGTCGGCGCTGGGGCCACTAA
- a CDS encoding phosphotransacetylase family protein, with amino-acid sequence MNTVLVTSTGESTGKTAITLALGVLAKERGLEVGYMKPKGTRLQSSTGKTLDEDPMLARELLDIDAEMHQLEPVVYSPTFIQGAVRGKENAEELSEVISHHFEDISAGKDLMLIEGGGSYRTGGIVDLTDGDVANLLDAEVVLVADYQHPSDLDDVVAAVDDIGPDRLAGVVFNRVSDASYDELETEVAPFLEARGVPVLGVVPTEKDLAGVTVEELANELGADFATDAPTDAFVERFLVGAMGGDAALRYFRRTKNAAVITGGDRANIQRAALEAPGVKCIILTGGHRPVGAVIGKAEEKGVPVLLVNGDTLSVTDRAEDIVSTGRTRDERTVNRMRDLLYEHADIDAIIGNIEPSGDGATDGDDE; translated from the coding sequence ATGAACACGGTACTCGTCACCTCGACCGGAGAAAGCACCGGGAAGACCGCAATCACGCTCGCACTCGGCGTCCTCGCCAAGGAGCGTGGACTGGAAGTGGGCTACATGAAGCCCAAAGGGACCCGCCTGCAGTCCAGCACCGGCAAGACCCTCGACGAGGACCCGATGCTCGCCCGCGAACTGCTCGACATCGACGCCGAGATGCACCAGCTCGAACCCGTCGTCTACTCCCCGACGTTCATCCAGGGCGCGGTCCGCGGCAAGGAGAACGCCGAGGAGCTTTCCGAGGTCATCTCCCACCACTTCGAGGACATCTCGGCCGGCAAGGACCTGATGCTCATCGAGGGCGGTGGCTCCTACCGCACCGGCGGCATCGTGGACCTCACCGACGGCGACGTGGCGAACCTCCTCGACGCCGAGGTCGTCCTCGTCGCCGACTACCAGCACCCGAGCGACCTCGACGACGTGGTCGCGGCGGTCGATGACATCGGCCCCGACCGCCTCGCCGGCGTCGTCTTCAACCGCGTGAGCGACGCCTCCTACGACGAACTCGAAACCGAGGTCGCGCCGTTCCTCGAAGCCCGCGGCGTCCCCGTCCTCGGCGTCGTCCCGACCGAAAAGGACCTCGCGGGCGTCACCGTCGAGGAACTCGCGAACGAACTCGGCGCAGACTTCGCGACCGACGCGCCGACCGACGCCTTCGTCGAGCGCTTCCTCGTCGGCGCGATGGGAGGCGACGCGGCGCTCCGCTACTTCCGCCGCACGAAGAACGCCGCGGTCATCACCGGCGGCGACCGCGCGAACATCCAGCGCGCCGCGCTCGAAGCCCCCGGCGTCAAATGTATCATCCTCACCGGCGGCCACCGACCCGTCGGGGCCGTCATCGGCAAGGCCGAAGAGAAGGGCGTTCCGGTGCTCCTCGTCAACGGCGACACCCTCTCCGTGACCGACCGCGCCGAAGACATCGTCAGCACGGGGCGCACCCGCGACGAGCGCACAGTCAACCGGATGCGCGACCTGCTGTACGAACACGCCGACATCGACGCCATCATCGGAAACATCGAACCGTCCGGTGACGGCGCGACCGACGGCGACGACGAGTAA
- a CDS encoding sorbosone dehydrogenase family protein translates to MNGSRRHFLAATGATLLGGLAGCASAPTDDDDAGGTTDSDATSDDTDGSTATTDTGGDGSLSGLEVAYETLATGFASPVDVAIPEAFGGSRRFVVDQPGRIWLHDDSGLQSEPYLDITDRVVDLNGYDERGFLGVAFHPEFADNGRLYLRYSAPRRSGTPSNYSHTFVLSELTVDPEATTVSADSERTLLELPQPQSNHNAGAVAFGPDGYLYVATGDGGGANDEGRGHADDWYDAVPGGNGQDVTENLLGSVLRIDVDSTGGVSGDDDDRPYGIPEDNPLVGTDGLNEQYAWGLRNPWRLSFDGEDCYVADVGQGAWEEVNLLERGGNYGWNVREGAHCFRADDCPAETPDGAPLIDPVLEYPHSGDGPSGVAVIGGHVYRGESIPDLSGAYVFADWQSEGRLFAARPSESRPWNIAEIPVADRDDGGANVLAFGRAPDGELYVCTSDRPIVTGSSGALNRLTGV, encoded by the coding sequence ATGAACGGTTCCCGACGCCACTTCCTCGCCGCGACCGGCGCGACCCTCCTCGGCGGCCTCGCGGGCTGTGCGAGCGCCCCGACCGACGACGACGACGCTGGCGGAACGACTGACAGCGACGCGACATCCGACGACACCGACGGCTCGACCGCGACCACGGACACCGGGGGCGACGGCTCCCTCTCGGGCCTCGAAGTCGCCTACGAGACACTGGCGACCGGGTTCGCCTCGCCGGTCGACGTGGCCATTCCCGAGGCGTTCGGTGGGAGCCGACGGTTCGTCGTGGACCAGCCCGGCCGAATCTGGTTGCACGACGACTCGGGACTACAGAGCGAGCCCTATCTCGACATCACCGACCGCGTCGTCGACCTCAACGGCTACGACGAGCGCGGCTTCCTCGGCGTCGCCTTCCACCCCGAGTTCGCCGACAACGGGCGGCTCTACCTCCGGTACAGCGCCCCGCGGCGGTCGGGGACGCCCTCCAACTACAGCCACACGTTCGTCCTGAGCGAACTGACGGTCGACCCCGAGGCGACGACCGTCTCGGCCGACTCCGAGCGGACGTTGCTCGAACTGCCCCAACCGCAGTCGAACCACAACGCCGGGGCCGTCGCGTTCGGCCCGGACGGCTATCTCTACGTCGCCACGGGCGACGGCGGCGGCGCGAACGACGAGGGGCGCGGTCACGCCGACGACTGGTACGACGCCGTTCCGGGCGGCAACGGGCAGGACGTGACCGAGAACCTCCTCGGGAGCGTCCTCCGAATCGACGTGGACTCGACCGGCGGCGTCTCCGGCGACGACGACGACCGGCCCTACGGGATTCCCGAAGACAACCCGCTTGTCGGCACCGACGGCCTCAACGAGCAGTACGCGTGGGGGCTCAGAAACCCGTGGCGGCTCTCGTTCGACGGCGAGGACTGCTACGTCGCCGACGTGGGACAGGGCGCGTGGGAGGAGGTGAACCTCTTGGAGCGCGGCGGCAACTACGGCTGGAACGTCCGCGAGGGCGCACACTGCTTCCGCGCCGACGACTGCCCGGCCGAGACGCCCGACGGCGCGCCGCTCATCGACCCGGTGCTGGAGTACCCCCACAGCGGTGACGGACCGTCTGGCGTGGCCGTCATCGGCGGCCACGTCTACCGCGGCGAGTCGATTCCGGACCTCTCGGGCGCGTACGTCTTCGCCGACTGGCAGTCAGAGGGGAGACTGTTCGCCGCCCGCCCGAGCGAGTCGCGTCCGTGGAACATCGCGGAGATTCCCGTGGCGGACCGCGACGACGGCGGAGCGAACGTCCTCGCGTTCGGCCGCGCCCCCGACGGCGAACTGTACGTCTGCACCAGCGACCGACCGATTGTCACCGGGTCGTCGGGTGCGCTGAACCGGCTGACCGGCGTCTGA
- a CDS encoding ABC transporter ATP-binding protein, with protein MDEVLAADGLRKSYGDVEALSGVSLSVAEGEVFGLIGPNGAGKTTLVRALTGTTAVDSGSATILGHDPTEVDRQRLGVLPQEFRPAGRLSARELVAYYAGLYDDARDPDAVLDEVGLADAADTWYENLSGGQQRRACIALTLVNDPDVLFLDEPTTGIDPAGRRSLWGLVEDLAAGGTTVFLTSHSMEEVERLADRVGLLNAGELVTVGQPDDLVAEYGGESRLVVRTDGDGDAALGSVSLPAALDATVSGDGITVHGVGPRDIGDVVAAFDDAGVVYESLVWKQPGLEEVYLSLTGEQFEAARPAAAAAVGGDR; from the coding sequence ATGGACGAGGTACTCGCCGCCGACGGCCTCAGGAAGTCCTACGGCGACGTGGAGGCGCTCTCGGGCGTCTCCCTGTCGGTCGCCGAGGGGGAGGTCTTCGGCCTCATCGGTCCGAACGGCGCGGGGAAGACGACGTTAGTTCGCGCCCTCACGGGCACGACCGCGGTGGACTCGGGGTCGGCGACCATCCTCGGGCACGACCCGACCGAGGTGGACCGCCAGCGCCTCGGCGTCCTCCCGCAGGAGTTCCGGCCCGCGGGCCGGCTCTCCGCCCGCGAACTCGTGGCCTACTACGCGGGGCTCTACGACGACGCCCGCGACCCCGACGCGGTGCTCGACGAGGTCGGTCTCGCCGACGCCGCCGACACGTGGTACGAGAACCTCTCGGGCGGCCAGCAGCGCCGCGCCTGTATCGCGCTGACGCTCGTCAACGACCCCGACGTGCTGTTCTTGGACGAGCCGACCACCGGTATCGACCCGGCGGGCCGCCGGTCGCTGTGGGGGCTCGTCGAGGATCTCGCCGCCGGGGGGACGACGGTGTTTCTCACCAGCCACTCCATGGAGGAGGTAGAGCGCCTCGCCGACCGCGTGGGCCTGCTCAACGCGGGCGAACTCGTCACGGTCGGCCAGCCGGACGACCTCGTCGCCGAGTACGGCGGCGAGAGCCGTCTCGTCGTCCGGACCGACGGCGACGGCGACGCGGCCCTCGGGTCGGTGTCGCTCCCGGCCGCGCTCGACGCGACGGTGTCGGGAGACGGCATCACCGTCCACGGCGTCGGCCCGCGCGACATCGGCGACGTGGTCGCCGCCTTCGACGACGCGGGCGTCGTCTACGAGTCGCTCGTCTGGAAACAGCCCGGTCTCGAAGAGGTCTACCTCTCTTTGACCGGCGAGCAGTTCGAGGCGGCCCGGCCCGCCGCGGCCGCCGCGGTCGGGGGTGACAGATGA
- a CDS encoding acetate--CoA ligase family protein: MGELSELFAPNRIAVVGATEREGAIGRAIMDNLIDEFDGEVVPVNPKYDELFGLQCYGDVGETDADLAVIVVPPKVVLPAMKSAGEAGIQNVVVITAGFGETGSEGAAREQELRDIAEEYDLNVVGPNSLGIMNTDVGMNATFGPDMALDGNMSFMSQSGAFITAVIDWANDEDIGFKDIVSLGNKAVLDEADFIEAWNDDPDTEVIIGYLEGISAGREFIDSARDVTKDTPIVLVKSGKTDAGAQAASSHTGTIAGSDAAYEAGLEQAGVIRADSVQHLFDTARVLGDQPLPENKDVAVITNAGGPGVMTTDAIGESELKMADFTDETLEAFSESLPAEGNIYNPVDIVGDADNDRFKEALDVALADDNVGMALVLTCPTAVLDYNQLAADTVKLQQKYDKPIAACFMGGERVDAASDVMKDAGIPNYFDPSRAVDGLEALSKYADIRQREYDAPTEFDVDRERAREILETVKDRDETRLGVEAMELLDAYGIETPTGDIVDDPADALEVAENIDGNVVMKIVSPDILHKSDIGGVKVGVENEDVYDAYEDLITRAKNYQPDANILGVQVQEMVNLDDGVETIVGMNRDPQFGPLMMFGLGGIFVEILEDTTFRVAPVSEVEAEDMTKEIDAAPMLRGARGNDPVDIGGITETIQRLSQLVTDFPAILELDINPLVALPDGVKAVDVRLTVDPDEL; the protein is encoded by the coding sequence ATGGGAGAGCTATCCGAATTGTTCGCGCCGAACCGAATCGCGGTGGTCGGTGCGACCGAGCGCGAAGGAGCAATCGGGCGGGCAATCATGGACAACCTCATCGACGAGTTCGACGGTGAGGTCGTTCCGGTCAACCCCAAGTACGACGAACTGTTCGGCCTGCAGTGCTACGGCGACGTCGGCGAGACGGACGCCGATCTCGCGGTCATCGTCGTTCCTCCGAAGGTCGTCCTGCCGGCGATGAAGTCCGCCGGGGAAGCGGGTATCCAGAACGTGGTCGTCATCACCGCCGGCTTCGGCGAGACAGGCAGCGAAGGTGCCGCCCGCGAGCAGGAACTCCGCGACATCGCCGAGGAGTACGACCTCAACGTCGTCGGCCCGAACAGTCTGGGCATCATGAACACGGACGTGGGCATGAACGCGACGTTCGGCCCCGACATGGCCCTCGACGGCAACATGTCCTTTATGAGCCAGTCGGGCGCGTTCATCACGGCCGTCATCGACTGGGCCAACGACGAGGACATCGGCTTCAAGGACATCGTCTCGCTGGGTAACAAGGCCGTCCTCGACGAGGCCGACTTCATCGAGGCGTGGAACGACGACCCCGACACCGAGGTCATCATCGGCTATCTCGAAGGCATCTCGGCGGGCCGCGAGTTCATCGACTCCGCCCGCGACGTGACGAAGGACACGCCCATCGTCCTCGTCAAGTCGGGCAAGACCGACGCCGGCGCGCAGGCCGCCTCCTCGCACACCGGCACCATCGCCGGCTCCGACGCCGCCTACGAGGCCGGCCTCGAACAGGCGGGCGTCATCCGCGCGGACTCCGTCCAGCACCTGTTCGACACCGCCCGCGTGCTGGGCGACCAGCCGCTCCCCGAGAACAAGGACGTGGCCGTCATCACGAACGCCGGCGGCCCCGGCGTCATGACGACCGACGCCATCGGCGAGTCGGAGCTGAAGATGGCCGACTTCACCGACGAGACGCTCGAAGCCTTCTCCGAGTCGCTCCCCGCCGAGGGGAACATCTACAACCCGGTCGACATCGTCGGCGACGCCGACAACGACCGGTTCAAGGAGGCCCTCGACGTGGCGCTCGCCGACGACAACGTCGGCATGGCGCTCGTCCTGACCTGTCCGACGGCCGTCCTCGACTACAATCAGCTCGCCGCCGACACCGTCAAACTCCAACAGAAGTACGACAAGCCCATCGCCGCCTGCTTCATGGGCGGCGAGCGCGTCGACGCCGCCTCCGACGTGATGAAGGACGCCGGCATCCCGAACTACTTCGACCCCTCCCGCGCCGTCGACGGCCTCGAGGCGCTCTCGAAGTACGCCGACATCCGCCAGCGCGAGTACGACGCGCCCACCGAGTTCGACGTGGACCGCGAGCGTGCCCGCGAAATCCTCGAAACGGTCAAGGACCGCGACGAGACCCGCCTCGGCGTCGAGGCGATGGAACTGCTCGACGCCTACGGCATCGAGACGCCGACGGGTGACATCGTCGACGACCCCGCGGACGCGCTCGAAGTCGCCGAAAACATCGACGGCAACGTCGTGATGAAAATCGTCAGCCCGGACATCCTCCACAAGTCCGACATCGGCGGCGTCAAGGTCGGCGTCGAAAACGAGGACGTCTACGACGCCTACGAGGACCTCATCACCCGCGCGAAGAACTACCAGCCCGACGCCAACATCCTCGGCGTGCAGGTCCAAGAGATGGTGAACCTCGACGACGGCGTCGAGACCATCGTCGGCATGAACCGCGACCCGCAGTTCGGCCCGCTCATGATGTTCGGTCTCGGCGGCATCTTCGTGGAAATCCTCGAGGACACGACGTTCCGCGTCGCGCCCGTCTCCGAGGTGGAAGCCGAGGACATGACGAAGGAAATCGACGCCGCACCGATGCTCCGCGGCGCCCGCGGGAACGACCCGGTGGACATCGGCGGCATCACGGAGACCATCCAGCGGCTCTCCCAACTCGTCACCGACTTCCCGGCCATCCTCGAACTCGACATCAACCCGCTCGTCGCGCTGCCGGACGGCGTGAAGGCCGTCGACGTTCGACTCACCGTCGACCCGGACGAACTTTAA
- a CDS encoding ZIP family metal transporter has translation MDQFSALAFVFLAGLVTAIATGLGAIPFFFVSDVSDRWNVALWGIASGIMVSASLFGLVFEGLANGTPLQLGIGMLAGVALVLVAHHVIEGAEVNPKQYEEADFRKLLLILGILTVHSFPEGVAVGVSFADLGLDGGFQLFGFVVPLLAVFMTIAISIHNVPEGLAISIPLRSMNVSNWKLVWWAIFSSLPQPIGAVIAFYFVRIAREFLPFGFGFAAGAMVFLVLTEFIPEALELGERLPRGGRVELFAGLVAGFAIMVPLAFI, from the coding sequence ATGGACCAGTTTTCTGCGCTCGCGTTCGTCTTTCTCGCCGGGCTCGTCACGGCTATTGCGACCGGTCTCGGCGCGATTCCGTTCTTCTTCGTCTCGGACGTGAGCGACCGCTGGAACGTGGCGCTGTGGGGCATCGCCTCGGGCATCATGGTGTCGGCTTCGCTGTTCGGGCTCGTCTTCGAGGGGCTCGCAAACGGGACCCCGCTCCAACTCGGCATCGGGATGCTCGCGGGCGTCGCGCTCGTCCTCGTCGCCCACCACGTCATCGAGGGCGCGGAGGTCAACCCAAAGCAGTACGAGGAGGCCGACTTCCGCAAACTGCTGTTGATTCTCGGTATCCTCACCGTCCACAGCTTCCCCGAGGGCGTCGCCGTCGGCGTCTCCTTCGCCGACCTCGGCCTCGACGGCGGCTTCCAGCTGTTCGGCTTCGTCGTCCCGCTGCTCGCGGTGTTCATGACTATCGCCATCTCGATTCACAACGTCCCCGAGGGGCTCGCCATCTCCATCCCGCTCCGGTCGATGAACGTCTCGAACTGGAAGCTCGTCTGGTGGGCTATCTTCTCCAGCCTGCCCCAGCCCATCGGCGCGGTCATCGCCTTCTACTTCGTCCGCATCGCCCGGGAGTTCCTCCCGTTCGGCTTCGGCTTCGCGGCGGGCGCGATGGTGTTTCTCGTGCTCACGGAGTTCATCCCCGAAGCGCTCGAACTCGGCGAGCGCCTCCCGCGCGGCGGCCGGGTCGAACTGTTCGCGGGGCTCGTCGCCGGCTTCGCTATCATGGTCCCGCTGGCGTTCATCTGA